In Microbacterium esteraromaticum, the following proteins share a genomic window:
- a CDS encoding methionine/alanine import family NSS transporter small subunit: MTTTAIIMMIIAMVTVWGGLALAIVNLARHPEVADDEPAPPVEL, from the coding sequence ATGACCACGACCGCCATCATCATGATGATCATCGCGATGGTCACGGTGTGGGGAGGCCTCGCCCTCGCCATCGTGAATCTCGCCCGGCACCCCGAGGTCGCAGACGACGAGCCCGCGCCGCCGGTCGAGCTCTAG
- a CDS encoding multidrug transporter has product MSDNTDATGDMTHEQKLRDQFLRAEHSTEADAAPRIEVSERNGNTRIDIADTAAVRPGPGPGVEGAEEPESES; this is encoded by the coding sequence ATGTCCGACAACACCGACGCAACCGGCGACATGACCCACGAGCAGAAGCTGCGCGATCAGTTCCTGCGTGCCGAGCACTCCACCGAGGCCGATGCCGCACCTCGCATCGAGGTGTCTGAGCGCAACGGCAACACCCGCATCGACATCGCCGATACGGCCGCAGTGCGACCGGGGCCCGGCCCAGGAGTCGAGGGAGCCGAGGAGCCCGAGAGCGAGAGCTGA
- a CDS encoding sodium-dependent transporter yields MANATTQTTKREGFGSRNVFIMSAIGSAVGLGNIWRFPYVAYEGGGGAFLIPYLCALLTAGIPLLFFDYAIGHRFRSSAPLAFRRMNRAAEPLGWWQVLICVVIATYYAVIIAWAAMYTWFSANITWGKGNEQDYFFGDFLQMGDVSAGLSTEFVPQVGLPLIGVWLVVIIIMTLGVKRGIGAANMILMPLLTLMFATLVVQSLFLPGAMDGLTAFFTPNWEALADPGVWASAYGHIFFSLSVAFGIMVTYSSYLKRKTDLTGSGLVVAFANSSFEILAGIGVFAALGFMAAAQGTEVSGVATSGIGLAFIAFPTIVSNATGGSIIGVLFFGALVFAGITSLVSVLEVVVAALQDKLGWGRVRTTLVVAIPVALLSIAFFSTTTALAVLDTTDAFVNAFGIMAVALVAVVLVAWILHKLPVLRDHLNKRSSFRLGWTWMLLTGALAPVVLGYLLYNEIVAKLEAPYGEYPAWFLGIFGWGMAIALIVLAVLLTLLPWSRRSHAKLDPDYDEFLIEENYEPDSETGSIRLPDETAKVARS; encoded by the coding sequence ATGGCGAACGCAACGACGCAGACCACCAAGCGCGAGGGCTTCGGCTCGCGCAATGTCTTCATCATGTCGGCGATCGGATCGGCTGTCGGGCTCGGCAACATCTGGCGCTTTCCATATGTGGCGTACGAGGGCGGCGGTGGCGCCTTCCTGATCCCGTACCTGTGCGCGCTGCTGACCGCGGGCATCCCTCTGCTGTTCTTCGACTACGCGATCGGCCACCGCTTCCGCAGCTCGGCGCCGCTGGCTTTTCGCCGGATGAACCGCGCCGCCGAGCCGCTGGGCTGGTGGCAGGTGCTCATCTGCGTCGTGATCGCGACCTACTACGCGGTGATCATCGCGTGGGCTGCGATGTACACCTGGTTCTCGGCGAACATCACGTGGGGCAAGGGCAACGAGCAGGACTACTTCTTCGGTGACTTCCTGCAGATGGGCGACGTAAGCGCGGGGCTGTCGACCGAGTTCGTGCCGCAGGTCGGCCTTCCGCTCATCGGGGTCTGGCTCGTCGTGATCATCATCATGACGCTGGGCGTGAAGCGCGGCATCGGCGCGGCCAACATGATCCTCATGCCGCTGCTCACGCTGATGTTCGCCACGCTCGTCGTGCAGTCGCTGTTCCTGCCCGGCGCGATGGACGGCCTCACCGCGTTCTTCACCCCGAACTGGGAGGCGCTCGCTGACCCCGGCGTCTGGGCATCCGCCTACGGACACATCTTCTTCTCGCTGTCGGTCGCCTTCGGCATCATGGTGACGTACTCGTCGTATCTGAAGCGCAAGACCGATCTCACGGGCTCCGGCCTGGTCGTGGCCTTCGCGAACTCGAGCTTCGAGATCCTCGCCGGCATCGGCGTGTTCGCGGCCCTCGGCTTCATGGCGGCAGCGCAGGGCACCGAGGTCTCGGGGGTGGCGACGTCGGGCATCGGCCTCGCGTTCATCGCGTTCCCCACCATCGTGTCGAACGCGACCGGCGGCTCGATCATCGGGGTGCTGTTCTTCGGAGCGCTGGTCTTCGCCGGCATCACCTCGCTCGTCTCGGTTCTCGAGGTGGTCGTGGCAGCCCTGCAGGACAAGCTCGGCTGGGGCCGAGTGCGCACCACTCTCGTCGTCGCGATCCCGGTGGCTCTCCTGTCGATCGCCTTCTTCTCGACGACCACCGCTCTCGCGGTCCTCGACACGACGGATGCCTTCGTCAACGCGTTCGGCATCATGGCCGTCGCCCTGGTCGCGGTCGTGCTCGTCGCCTGGATCCTGCACAAGCTGCCGGTGCTGCGCGACCACCTGAACAAGCGCTCCAGCTTCAGGTTGGGCTGGACATGGATGCTGCTGACCGGCGCTCTCGCACCTGTGGTGCTGGGCTACCTGCTCTACAACGAGATCGTCGCGAAGCTCGAGGCTCCCTATGGCGAGTATCCGGCGTGGTTCCTCGGGATCTTCGGGTGGGGGATGGCGATCGCCCTGATCGTGCTGGCGGTGCTGCTCACCCTGCTGCCGTGGAGTCGCCGCTCGCACGCCAAGCTCGATCCCGACTACGACGAGTTCCTGATCGAGGAGAACTACGAACCGGACTCCGAGACCGGCAGCATCCGACTGCCCGACGAGACAGCGAAGGTAGCACGCTCATGA
- a CDS encoding GntR family transcriptional regulator — translation MAIDRVPELESERVTDVLRDDIMSGRRAPGSRLVERDIAAELQVSRLPVREAIKALVADGIVVARPRSWATVREFSPQDLQDFAEVREAIETLAFALATERLDDVGLALLESLVAQETNAAAMGDGEAAREASANFHMAAVRLSNNTMLIELAASLVTRLRWLFGQHDDVVGMAATHRRILDAVRARDVELVRRLIPEHLAEGRAVAHERMFGSSVRRD, via the coding sequence ATGGCGATCGATCGCGTGCCGGAGCTCGAGTCCGAGCGGGTCACCGACGTGCTGCGCGACGACATCATGTCGGGAAGACGCGCCCCCGGTTCCCGCCTGGTCGAGCGCGACATCGCGGCCGAACTGCAGGTGTCCCGCCTGCCGGTCCGGGAGGCGATCAAGGCGCTCGTCGCCGACGGGATCGTGGTCGCACGGCCCCGCAGCTGGGCGACCGTTCGCGAGTTCTCGCCTCAGGACCTGCAGGACTTCGCCGAGGTGCGCGAGGCGATAGAGACGCTTGCGTTCGCTCTCGCCACCGAGCGCCTCGACGATGTCGGCCTGGCACTTCTGGAGTCCCTCGTGGCGCAGGAGACGAATGCGGCGGCGATGGGAGACGGTGAGGCGGCGCGTGAGGCATCCGCGAACTTCCACATGGCCGCGGTGCGGCTGTCGAACAACACCATGCTCATCGAGCTCGCCGCCTCGCTGGTCACCCGCCTTCGCTGGCTGTTCGGGCAGCACGATGACGTCGTCGGGATGGCCGCGACGCACCGCCGCATCCTCGACGCGGTCCGGGCGCGCGATGTCGAGCTCGTGCGGCGGCTGATTCCCGAGCATCTGGCCGAGGGGCGGGCTGTGGCGCACGAGCGGATGTTCGGGAGCTCCGTGAGGCGGGACTGA